A section of the Kluyveromyces lactis strain NRRL Y-1140 chromosome F complete sequence genome encodes:
- the ALE1 gene encoding lysophospholipid acyltransferase (similar to uniprot|Q03130 Saccharomyces cerevisiae YOR175C Hypothetical ORF) produces the protein MVYNPIHAKLEQLSANCGIDEVTLKLAICLFASFPLNGILKRLPDNNIRLKCYFIVAISAFYIFGILNLYDGFTTLFISTIFTFVVTRYYQSTFMPYVNFVFIMGHLAINHMYAQFYATYDPTKIDITGAQMVLVMKLTSFAWSYYDGTLADKKDLTEYQLSRSVSRHPSLLKFMAYAFFYPSLLTGPSFDYADFESWLNCEIFRDLPESKKPRRKWNKDPNLRRQIPKSAGVALVRIAQGIFWLVLTFLIKDYVYTDYIFTDEFINVRSFFYRIHYLFLLGFSYRLKYYAAWTISEASCIVCGLGYNGYDTKLNKIKWNRVQNIDICRLELAQNTHESLEAWNMNTNKWLKNYVYLRVAKKGSKPGFRSTLFTFLTSAFWHGTRPGYYLTFATGALFQTCGKLYRRNFRPIFLAKDGKTPLRSKIIYDVISFYVTKISFGYLVQPFVILDFKKSLYGWKTVNFYIHIGILITFFAFKGPFSKQFTNWLKSFQPVQIELKRQKKMEKEVAATSGTLGSVIADKHEFERDELEGELEHAMDLGIPSVSFDKEQFDNAREDLHEFRRQYEEWRNEKGLEVEEANLRRAYENFTKQLQPQHRRMSFSDYSPTPIRKKE, from the coding sequence ATGGTGTACAATCCTATTCATGCAAAGTTAGAACAGCTTTCTGCAAATTGTGGTATAGATGAAGTTACTTTGAAACTTGCGATCTGTTTGTTTGCATCTTTTCCATTGAATGGGATCTTGAAGAGATTACCAGATAACAACATCCGGTTGAAATGTTATTTCATAGTTGCTATCTCAGCTTTCTACATCTTTGGGATATTAAACCTGTATGATGGATTCACGACATTGTTCATTAGCACAATTTTCACATTCGTAGTGACTAGATATTACCAGTCCACATTCATGCCGTATGtgaattttgtttttattatgGGCCATTTAGCTATAAATCACATGTACGCCCAGTTTTATGCCACATACGATCCAACAAAGATCGATATCACTGGTGCGCAGATGGTTCTTGTCATGAAATTGACATCGTTCGCTTGGTCCTATTATGATGGGACTTTAGCTGATAAAAAGGATTTAACAGAATATCAACTGTCTAGATCTGTGTCAAGGCATCCAAgtcttttgaaatttatGGCTTATGCCTTCTTTTATCCTTCTTTGTTAACAGGACCTAGCTTCGATTATGCCGATTTTGAATCGTGGTTGAATTGTGAGATCTTTAGAGACTTACCtgaatcaaagaaaccaagACGTAAGTGGAACAAGGATCCTAACTTGAGAAGGCAGATTCCCAAGAGTGCTGGTGTAGCCCTTGTAAGAATCGCTCAAGGTATTTTCTGGTTGGTACTTACCTTTTTGATCAAGGATTACGTCTATACCGACTACATATTTACCGATGAGTTCATTAACGTGAGAAGCTTCTTCTACAGAATCCACTATTTGTTCCTTCTAGGATTCTCTTATagattgaaatattatGCTGCGTGGACCATCTCTGAAGCTTCTTGTATTGTATGTGGGTTAGGTTACAACGGTTATGACACAAAACTTAATAAGATCAAATGGAACCGTGTCCAAAACATTGACATTTGCAGATTGGAATTGGCTCAAAATACCCACGAATCCCTGGAGGCTTGGAATATGAATACCAACAAATGGTTAAAGAATTACGTCTATCTACGTGTGGCTAAAAAGGGATCTAAGCCGGGTTTCCGTTCAACATTATTCACATTCCTTACATCTGCATTCTGGCATGGGACCAGACCTGGTTACTATCTAACCTTCGCTACTGGGGCCCTGTTCCAGACATGCGGTAAGCTCtacagaagaaacttcagACCAATATTCTTAGCCAAAGACGGTAAAACTCCATTGAGATCGAAAATAATCTACGATGTAATCTCCTTTTATGTGACTAAAATTTCCTTTGGGTATCTTGTTCAACCATTTGTCATTCTTGACTTTAAGAAATCATTATATGGATGGAAAACGGTCAATTTTTATATCCATATTGGAATACTAATAACTTTCTTTGCATTCAAGGGTCCATTCAGTAAACAGTTTACCAACTGGTTGAAGAGCTTCCAGCCAGTGCAAATAGAATTGAAgagacaaaagaaaatggagaAAGAAGTGGCAGCAACTTCGGGTACCCTTGGTTCAGTTATAGCCGATAAGCACGAATTTGAGCGCGATGAATTAGAAGGCGAGCTTGAGCATGCTATGGATCTAGGTATTCCTTCTGTTAGCTTTGACAAAGAACAATTCGATAATGCAAGGGAAGACTTACATGAATTCAGACGTCAATATGAAGAGTGGAGAAACGAGAAGGGTTtggaagttgaagaagCGAACTTGCGCAGAGCCTACGAAAATTTCACCAAACAACTCCAACCACAGCACAGAAGAATGAGTTTCAGCGATTATTCACCAACACCAAttagaaagaaagaatag
- the CMG1 gene encoding Cmg1p (weakly similar to uniprot|Q06152 Saccharomyces cerevisiae YLR271W Hypothetical ORF), protein MIKRSLAELSDGDDSSDEERLQRPLKKSGKLSHAKSTASERDQASVEDTHEEPWEENYLTMEIEGLHGDKIGPLLRASDIPLAKRLPKALKMMKSMGYNIDETAESGSKRTVGMVPVERKLDRIGIRTKPALSETEDVANVDDFRERINNEKNTERKLHLLKHMQKLAFTLTGDVDNFYSSSDPRDFNVLWRSYVIELLQNLTHKSLGNESEDDGHNHDHPEQSSNDVIPVDGELEMLQQLTIDEKIKKLNTFLRTELRYCFYCGNKYKDDADLFAHCPGFTEEDHQ, encoded by the coding sequence ATGATAAAACGTAGTTTGGCGGAACTGagtgatggtgatgattctagtgatgaagaaagacTCCAAAgaccattgaagaaatcaggGAAATTAAGTCATGCAAAGAGCACTGCAAGTGAGAGAGATCAAGCGAGTGTCGAGGACACTCATGAAGAACCTTGGGAAGAAAACTATTTGACTATGGAAATAGAAGGCCTGCATGGTGATAAAATAGGGCCTCTGCTGCGAGCATCTGACATCCCATTGGCAAAAAGACTGCCGAAAGcgttgaagatgatgaaaagtATGGGCTATAACATTGACGAAACAGCAGAGTCTGGCTCTAAGCGTACCGTAGGTATGGTACCTGTAGAACGTAAACTAGATAGAATTGGTATCCGAACTAAACCAGCGTTATCTGAGACTGAGGACGTCGCTAATGTGGATGATTTTAGGGAACGGATTAATAACGAGAAAAATACTGAAAGGAAACTCCATTTATTAAAACACATGCAAAAACTTGCTTTCACATTGACTGGTGACGTTGATAACTTCTACTCTTCCAGTGATCCAAGAGATTTCAACGTATTATGGCGAAGCTATGTGATAGAATTACTGCAGAACTTAACGCATAAAAGTCTAGGAAATgaatcagaagatgatggaCATAACCATGACCACCCTGAACAATCATCAAACGATGTGATTCCAGTTGATGGTGAGTTGGAAATGCTTCAACAACTTACCATAGAtgagaagatcaagaaattaAACACATTTCTAAGAACGGAACTAAGGTATTGTTTCTACTGTGGTAACAAGTACAAAGACGATGCTGACCTTTTTGCGCATTGTCCTGGCTTCACGGAAGAAGACCATCAATGA
- the MED4 gene encoding Med4p (similar to uniprot|Q12343 Saccharomyces cerevisiae YOR174W MED4 Member of RNA Polymerase II transcriptional regulation mediator Stoichiometric member of mediator complex) translates to MSTPGPVPSSTSVATLPFSAQDKTQEQVSEELQSVGIYQDLERYEETIQQLSKSVDTFKPDLSLIDKVIECDKKLYETLEEFDEYYKIEEELSRLDKEQKNIDNKTREILETLNTCYNSLNELPMLEQVEFEQKVMLKQREKIHSKVVLDYAMKLAKFTRFPPTFDKSMIGPNNFIWPAEDSLRKGMLAMASLKKKELLLDALDEDNVNNDNNTSKIDEMRNTNEDSVDDRFNNKEQVQDATEDTERRGSFEFTANGKEDSETKSEENPDLELDLDLDLFNPDEF, encoded by the coding sequence ATGAGTACTCCTGGACCAGTACCCTCGTCGACATCGGTAGCCACGCTACCTTTTTCGGCTCAAGACAAGACCCAAGAACAGGTAAGTGAAGAGCTGCAGTCAGTCGGAATATACCAAGATTTAGAACGATATGAAGAGACGATACAGCAATTGAGTAAAAGTGTGGACACTTTCAAGCCCGATCTCAGTTTGATCGATAAAGTAATAGAGTGTGATAAGAAACTTTATGAAACATTGGAGGAATTCGATGAATACTACAAGATAGAGGAAGAGTTGAGCAGGCTGGATAAGGAACAGAAAAATATAGACAACAAAACGCGAGAAATATTGGAGACCTTGAATACGTGCTATAATTCGTTGAATGAACTGCCCATGTTGGAGCAAGTTGagtttgaacaaaaagtcATGTTAAAACAGAGAGAGAAGATTCATTCCAAAGTCGTGTTGGATTACGCAATGAAATTGGCTAAGTTCACCCGATTCCCACCCACTTTTGATAAATCAATGATTGGACCGAATAACTTTATATGGCCAGCAGAGGATTCTTTGAGAAAAGGTATGTTGGCAATGGCTTCtctcaaaaagaaagaattactACTTGACGCTTTGGATGAGGATAATgttaataatgataataatactagtaaaattgatgaaatgCGCAACACCAATGAGGATTCTGTTGATGATAGATTCAATAACAAAGAACAAGTACAGGATGCAACTGAAGATACTGAAAGAAGAGGTTCGTTCGAGTTCACAGCAAATGGGAAAGAGGATTCAGAGACGaaatctgaagaaaacCCGGATTTGGAGCTGGATCTAGATTTGGACCTTTTTAACCCAGATGAATTTTAG
- the HEM15 gene encoding ferrochelatase HEM15 (highly similar to uniprot|P16622 Saccharomyces cerevisiae YOR176W HEM15 Ferrochelatase a mitochondrial inner membrane protein catalyzes the insertion of ferrous iron into protoporphyrin IX the eighth and final step in the heme biosynthetic pathway Yfh1p mediates the use of iron by Hem15p), which yields MMISSALRNRNSAFCSPVLRNYVHRFHSQAKKGPTGIVFMNMGGPSKVSETYDFLYQLFSDYDLIPISAKYQPIIAKYIARFRTPKIEKQYEEIGGGSPIKKWSEYQCARVCELLDEIHPQTAPHKPYVAFRYARPLTHETYEQMLKDGVSRAVAFSQYPQFSYSTTGSSINELWRQIKNLDPERQISWSVIDRWPTQPGLIKAFAENITRKLEEFPAEIRDNAVILFSAHSLPMDVVNTGDAYPAEVAATVYHVMKELNFRNPYRLVWQSQVGPKPWLGAQTSDITEFLAPTQPGLVLVPIAFTSDHIETLHEVDLGIIAESKYKDKIKRCDSLNGSETYIKGMVDLVKNHLDNGPRFSNQLSLDFTLGKSSDPIISAAEVFAENPTKLN from the coding sequence ATGATGATCAGTTCAGCTTTAAGAAATAGGAATAGTGCATTTTGTTCGCCTGTACTGAGAAATTATGTGCATCGTTTCCATTCGCAGGCCAAAAAGGGCCCCACTGGTATCGTTTTCATGAATATGGGTGGGCCTTCAAAGGTTTCGGAGACTTATGATTTCTTATACCAATTGTTCTCGGACTACGATTTGATTCCAATTAGTGCCAAATATCAGCCTATCATTGCAAAATATATTGCTAGATTCCGTACACCGAAGATTGAAAAACAGTACGAAGAGATTGGTGGTGGTTCTCCGATTAAAAAATGGTCAGAGTATCAATGTGCAAGAGTCTGTGAACTGTTGGATGAAATTCATCCACAGACTGCTCCTCACAAGCCTTACGTTGCATTTAGATACGCAAGACCATTGACGCATGAGACTTACGAACagatgttgaaagatgGCGTCTCTAGAGCAGTTGCCTTTTCACAATATCCGCAATTCTCTTATTCCACCACTGGTTCCTCCATTAATGAACTATGGAGACAAATTAAAAACTTAGATCCGGAGAGACAAATCTCCTGGTCTGTCATTGACCGTTGGCCCACTCAACCCGGTTTGATTAAAGCATTTGCAGAAAACATCACCAGGAAGTTGGAAGAGTTCCCTGCTGAAATTAGAGATAATGCTGTTATTTTATTCTCTGCACATTCTCTACCAATGGACGTTGTAAATACCGGTGATGCGTACCCTGCAGAGGTGGCAGCTACAGTTTATCACGTTATGAAAGAACTTAACTTCAGAAACCCATACAGACTGGTTTGGCAATCTCAGGTTGGTCCAAAGCCATGGTTAGGTGCTCAAACCTCTGATATCACTGAGTTTTTGGCACCAACTCAACCTGGCTTAGTGCTTGTCCCAATCGCATTCACATCGGACCATATTGAAACTTTGCATGAAGTAGATCTAGGTATCATTGCTGAGAGTAAGTACAAGGACAAGATCAAAAGATGCGACTCTTTAAACGGTAGTGAAACCTACATCAAAGGTATGGTCGACTTGGTCAAAAATCATCTTGACAATGGTCCTCGCTTTTCTAACCAATTGAGCTTGGATTTCACCTTGGGTAAATCAAGTGATCCTATCATTTCTGCAGCTGAAGTGTTTGCTGAGAATCCAACCAAGCTG
- a CDS encoding uncharacterized protein (highly similar to uniprot|Q6Q5L1 Saccharomyces cerevisiae YLR270W DCS1 Non-essential hydrolase involved in mRNA decapping may function in a feedback mechanism to regulate deadenylation contains pyrophosphatase activity and a HIT (histidine triad) motif interacts with neutral trehalase Nth1p), with amino-acid sequence MGDNDADAVDFRALIDEFRFSRVLNSNPQTKQISLLGTIKGQDAIVTLEKTHFQFDKVVNNPNSSTLSLHQCESEYSCMNSIQTLKPIANNDIYFWGMSVMKQDLELNPTAKINLIWPATQVHIEKYDKQLCHMVRETPEIYKRIVKPYVDDMVNNGRLQWVQNILYNGAESDRVVFKYFDQESPKDGFVVLPDMKWDGVNMDALYLVAIVHRDDIKSLRDLRPEHQQWLIDMKNKIRSVVPSCYNYLVPADQLRLFIHYQPSYYHFHIHIVNVRHSGLGDGIAVGKAHLIEDVIENLNYMGPEGYMNRTMTYVIGENHHLWKNGLEQELEQQLKDDGIPEPPEITNDFE; translated from the coding sequence ATGGGAGACAATGATGCAGATGCCGTTGATTTCAGAGCTTTGATCGATGAGTTTCGATTTAGCAGGGTCTTGAACTCTAATCCGCAAACCAAGcaaatttcattattaGGTACGATTAAGGGTCAGGATGCTATCGTGACTCTAGAGAAGACACACTTCCAGTTTGATAAAGTGGTGAACAATCCCAATTCGTCTACGTTGTCGTTGCACCAATGTGAATCTGAATATTCTTGTATGAATTCCATTCAGACGTTGAAACCAATAGCAAATAACGACATTTATTTCTGGGGGATGTCTGTGATGAAGCAGGACTTGGAGTTAAACCCCACGGCAAAGATCAACTTGATATGGCCTGCCACACAGGTTCATATCGAGAAGTACGATAAGCAGTTGTGCCATATGGTGAGGGAAACCCCAGAGATATATAAGCGTATCGTGAAGCCTTATGTGGATGATATGGTCAATAACGGTAGGTTGCAATGGGTTCAGAACATCTTGTATAACGGAGCAGAGAGTGACAGGGTCGTGTTCAAGTACTTCGACCAAGAGAGCCCCAAAGACGGCTTTGTGGTGCTCCCTGATATGAAATGGGATGGTGTCAATATGGATGCCCTTTATTTGGTTGCTATTGTACATAGGGACGATATTAAATCGTTAAGAGACTTGAGACCCgaacatcaacaatggTTGATCGATATGAAGAATAAGATAAGATCTGTGGTTCCTAGTTGCTACAATTACTTGGTTCCCGCTGATCAACTAAGACTCTTTATCCATTACCAACCCTCATACTACCATTTCCATATTCACATCGTTAACGTCAGACATTCGGGCCTGGGTGACGGTATCGCTGTTGGcaaagctcatctcattgaagatgtcattgaaaacttgaacTACATGGGACCGGAGGGCTACATGAACAGAACTATGACATATGTCATTGGTGAGAATCACCATCTCTGGAAAAATGGTTTGGAGCAAGAACTAGAACAGCAACTAAAAGATGACGGAATTCCTGAACCACCAGAAATCACTAATGACTTTGAATGA